Within Tissierellales bacterium, the genomic segment GTAATTGCTGATAGATACAGTAGAAAAAAGATATTGATGATAGGTAATCTCATAACGACAATGGGGTTAATTGTTATATTTTTTAGTGATAATTATCAAATGATAGTTATAGCAGCGGTGCTTATGGGGGTATCAGAAGCGCTAGAATCTGGAGCGGATACAGCATTTATATATGATTTTTTCAAAAATAAAAACATGGAACATAGATATAAATCGTATATTTCTAGCATATACCATTTGGGATTCATTTGCTCGGCTATGGCAGCCTTTGTGTCGGGGAGTGTATTTAAGTACAATAATGACCTACCCATAATTATAACCATAGTGCTGTCGATAGCATCATTTATAGCTATAACATTTGCCGAGAGCGACGAAGTAAAATATAAAGCAAAATTTGAATTAAGAGGGATTTTAAAACAAGAGGTAAGTCAGATAAAAGATATATTTTCTAAAAGAGACCTTATGAAAATAATATTTGTCTACATAGTTATGACTATAGTTATATCTAATTTGAATTACTTGGCGCAAATTTACCTTAAGGAAAATAGCATAGATTTAAAGTTTTTCGGACTCATATTTTTGGCATTTAACATACTAGCGAGCATAGGTGCAAAAAATTCTAGTAGATTTTCAAACATAAAACCAGCTAGAGTGTTGGGCGCTTATGCTATCATTCTTATTTTTCTATCAATGGATTTTGGGATAGCTGGAGTGGGGCTTATTTTTGCTGCTAGATTTATAAATGGATTCATATGGCCAGTATTAGATGTAACCATAAATGAAAATATAGACAGCCAAAATAGAGCGACGATACTGTCATATAAAAGTTTGATGGTGCAGATTTCTTTTATATTTGTGGATCCACTTATAGGAGTACTTGTTGATTTGAAAAATGTTCATTTCACATATTTTGTTATGGGGATTGTGATATTTGTGGTTTTGGTGTTTAGATTTATAAATGCCTATCATGTGAAAAAGCTATAGAGGGTTGTATGAATACAAAGGTGAAAATTAGATAAAAAGCTTGTAAAATGAGGTTTAGTACTCAGTTTTACAAGCTTTTTTTATTATATTGATGTAGTTTAGTTTTTGAAAGGATTGCTTTCATAGCCGAGCTCCCAATATTCGGCTTTATTCATTTTTATAACTTTGCCACGCATGCGTTCGTATAGAACGGCTTTTGAAACATCCATGTATGAATTTACAAAAAGAACTCCAAATCCAAAAGCTAGTGTGCCTAAAATATACCAAAGTAAAAAAGTGAGTTCGAATAAAAAGGTTTTCCATTTATATCCGTGCATTACATTTTCACTTATTTTCATTGCTCTATAACCGGTTATGTCGGTATTTTCAGCTATTATATAAGGAACCCATTTATATGTGTACATAGCAACTATAAATAGTGAAAAACTTATAAGAAACGAAAAAAGACCAATGGATATTACTGCTACTATAGATATTGGTCTAAACCAATAGTTTTGGAATATGTTCTGATACAATGCCTGTAGAAGAAGCTTATTTATGAAAAATCCTAACAGAGCTGTAGCGAACAACATAAGATCTCTTCTGACCATTTTTTTTACATTTGAGATATAATTGTTTGAAAAAAAGAATAAAAGATTTGAAAGCTTATTTTCATTTTTTCTATTTAACATGATAAAGTATTTTCTGGCGCCTAGTTCTAACGGATTAATTAGAAATAGTTTAATTGTTATAATTAATAATAAAAGAACTATCATAGTCAATATTATACTATTAGAGTTAGAAACTAATAACATACAGAGACTAGAAGCAAAATTTGAAAATATTTTTATATAGAATGATTGTAAAGAAACACTACCAAATCTAAATGATATATCAAGACCTGGGACTAGAGTTCCATCTATAATGAATAGAACATTCAAAATAAAACTTACAAAAAATATAGGTATGAATGATTTTTTCAGTATTAATATAGCTTGTTTCTTTATTGGTTTGAATTCAAAATAAGTTTCGGGTGATGTTGATAATGACACAGTCGTTGATTCTTCCATGTGCTACCTCCTAAAATATGTATTAAAATGTAAACTGTGATTATTTTATCATGTAAACTGAATAAGTTCAATAGAA encodes:
- a CDS encoding MFS transporter, with protein sequence MKTKILDTANLYKLYMLSKGSFLIYFIIVLYYESKGLSFTEIMLLGSISAVVTFFLEVPSGVIADRYSRKKILMIGNLITTMGLIVIFFSDNYQMIVIAAVLMGVSEALESGADTAFIYDFFKNKNMEHRYKSYISSIYHLGFICSAMAAFVSGSVFKYNNDLPIIITIVLSIASFIAITFAESDEVKYKAKFELRGILKQEVSQIKDIFSKRDLMKIIFVYIVMTIVISNLNYLAQIYLKENSIDLKFFGLIFLAFNILASIGAKNSSRFSNIKPARVLGAYAIILIFLSMDFGIAGVGLIFAARFINGFIWPVLDVTINENIDSQNRATILSYKSLMVQISFIFVDPLIGVLVDLKNVHFTYFVMGIVIFVVLVFRFINAYHVKKL
- a CDS encoding DUF975 family protein; this encodes MEESTTVSLSTSPETYFEFKPIKKQAILILKKSFIPIFFVSFILNVLFIIDGTLVPGLDISFRFGSVSLQSFYIKIFSNFASSLCMLLVSNSNSIILTMIVLLLLIITIKLFLINPLELGARKYFIMLNRKNENKLSNLLFFFSNNYISNVKKMVRRDLMLFATALLGFFINKLLLQALYQNIFQNYWFRPISIVAVISIGLFSFLISFSLFIVAMYTYKWVPYIIAENTDITGYRAMKISENVMHGYKWKTFLFELTFLLWYILGTLAFGFGVLFVNSYMDVSKAVLYERMRGKVIKMNKAEYWELGYESNPFKN